From the genome of Spinacia oleracea cultivar Varoflay chromosome 2, BTI_SOV_V1, whole genome shotgun sequence, one region includes:
- the LOC130467586 gene encoding pentatricopeptide repeat-containing protein At5g48910-like, which yields MIRAVSRSDFPADGVEFYWRMRWEGVVSNYLTLSFCLDCFTENFGLIEGMQIHGRVLVYGYVRDCVLMTLMDLYSLCGLYDDACKVFEDMPHRENARARCDGYSPDAKVAADGRPHCCAIPDDEVNDFKVKQRSISCSCIYKDISQEGRGNLNDLSEQAFKEADVDLDEKICRSECMASICIQKSPIVENNDSPISQKPQIWGFSFIGDRLYAPKRGLSRGDEESVANLLHSIVVEDDDKHLNQATVFKKDSIVAAEDRLPPVSTAVFAAAVVECVPAVN from the exons ATGATCAGGGCAGTTTCTCGTAGTGATTTTCCTGCTGATGGGGTTGAATTTTATTGGAGGATGAGATGGGAGGGAGTGGTGTCAAATTATCTTACTCTGTCATTTTGTCTTGATTGTTTTACTGAGAATTTTGGCTTGATTGAGGGGATGCAGATTCATGGGAGGGTTTTGGTTTATGGATATGTGAGAGATTGTGTTTTGATGACTTTGATGGACTTGTATTCTCTTTGTGGGCTATATGATGATGCATGTAAGGTGTTTGAGGATATGCCTCACAGAGAAAATGCAAGGGCCAG ATGTGATGGGTATTCCCCTGATGCTAAGGTTGCTGCTGATGGTCGACCTCATTGTTGTGCAA TTCCAGATGATGAAGTCAATGATTTCAAGGTTAAACAACGCAGCATATCTTGCAGTTGTATTTACAAAGatataagccaagaggggaGGGGCAATTTG AATGATTTATCTGAACAAGCATTCAAAGAAGCCGATGTAGATCTAGATGAAAAGATTTGTAGATCTGAATGCATGGCATCAATTTGTATCCAAAAATCCCCAATTGTTGAAAATAATGACTCTCCAATATCTCAG AAGCCTCAAATTTGGGGGTTTTCTTTCATCGGTGACAGGCTTTATGCTCCCAAGAGGGGGCTCTCAAGAGGCGACGAGGAATCAGTGGCGAATTTATTG CATTCTATTGTTGTCGAAGATGATGATAAACATCTAAATCAGGCAACTGTTTTtaagaaag ATTCTATTGTTGCTGCTGAAGATAGGCTTCCTCCTGTTTCTACGGCTGTgtttgctgctgctgttgttgaaTGTGTACCTGCTGTTAATTAG
- the LOC110805885 gene encoding translocase of chloroplast 90, chloroplastic isoform X1, translating into MEMKNISNWVFAQLVSGSFVLPRPLSSSLEESRNEEFSSSGSTQNAGVVASQVTSDLLPSPNSGQESPMDSSSQQVLADHSSPSSGSTDRIKLDPLSKIEALQVNFFRILQRLRQSPEDILVAKVLYRIHLATLIRAGESDLNRINLRSDKARALAAEQEAAGRPEIDFSLRILVLGKTGVGKSATINSIFNQTKAMTNAFKPGTDRIQEITGFVNDIKLTVIDTPGFWPSSARNVRRNRKIMLSIKRYVQKYPPDVVLYLERLDTMSKGYNDFPLLRLMTEVFGSAMWFNTILVMTNAAAALPEGSTGSPINYESYVAHCTDLLQRYIQMVVSDAKLENPVVLAENHSCRTNTSGERILPNGQVWKKQLLLLCTCTKVLGDANSLLGLQNSIELGPSNNSRMPSLPHLLSSFLQQRPSMADGTDEVDEYSVSDSEEDEYDQLPPIRILTKMQFKKLSHSQKKDYLDELDYRETLFLKKQLKEESRRRKEKKLLGDRTESDAPEEAEDVQLPDIAVPPSFDCDSPVYRYRGVVMSDQWLWRPVLDPQGWDHDVGFEGINLETAVEIKRNLTASVSGQMSKDKHDFNIHSECAAAYTDPRGPTYSVGLDIQSSGHDMFYTFRSHAKSGYLKHNVAGCGVSVTSFQNRYYIGTKLEDSLHIGKRLKFAANAGQIAGAGNAAYGGGFEATIRGRDYPARNDKVSMTMNILSFNKELVLGGSFESEFRPSRGTRLSVNANLNNRNMGQVSIKTSSSDHVQIASIALFTILRAIFRKREPKYVLIEDQEAG; encoded by the exons ATGGAG ATGAAGAACATCAGCAATTGGGTTTTCGCTCAGTTAGTTTCTGGTTCATTTGTCTTGCCAAGGCCTTTGTCTAGCAGTTTGGAAGAATCTCGGAATGAGGAGTTTTCTTCTTCAG GCTCCACACAAAATGCTGGTGTGGTAGCATCGCAGGTAACCTCTGATTTGTTGCCTTCTCCGAACAGCGGTCAAGAGAGCCCAATGGATTCGTCTTCACAACAAGTTCTCGCTGACCATTCCTCTCCCTCTTCTGGTTCTACTGATAGAATAAAGTTGGATCCATTGTCAAAGATTGAGGCACTTCAAGTAAATTTCTTCCGCATTCTACAACGGCTTAGGCAATCACCTGAAGATATTCTTGTGGCTAAGGTCCTATATCGGATTCATCTAGCAACTTTGATAAGAGCAGGGGAATCAGATTTGAATAGAATTAATCTTAGAAGTGATAAAGCTAGAGCTTTAGCCGCAGAACAAGAGGCTGCTGGACGACCTGAAATTGATTTTTCTCTGAGAATACTTGTCTTGGGAAAGACAGGTGTTGGTAAAAGCGCTACAATTAACTCAATTTTCAATCAGACAAAGGCTATGACGAATGCTTTTAAGCCTGGTACTGATCGCATCCAAGAGATTACTGGTTTTGTGAATGATATTAAATTAACAGTTATTGACACTCCTGGATTCTGGCCATCCTCTGCACGTAATGTAAGAAGGAACAGGAAAATTATGCTTTCTATAAAAAgatatgtccaaaaatatccaCCTGATGTTGTTTTGTATCTTGAACGCCTCGATACTATGAGCAAGGGCTATAATGACTTCCCCCTCTTGAGGCTTATGACGGAAGTTTTTGGGTCTGCAATGTGGTTCAACACCATTCTTGTCATGACGAATGCTGCAGCAGCACTTCCTGAGGGATCCACTGGCTCTCCCATCAATTATGAATCTTATGTGGCACATTGCACAGACCTGTTGCAACGGTATATACAGATGGTGGTTTCTGATGCCAAGCTTGAAAACCCAGTAGTTTTGGCTGAAAACCATTCATGTAGGACAAATACCTCTGGAGAGAGAATACTTCCGAATGGGCAGGTATGGAAAAAACAGTTGCTGTTATTGTGCACGTGCACTAAGGTACTTGGTGATGCTAATTCCCTTTTGGGACTCCAGAATAGCATTGAACTTGGGCCATCTAATAACTCTCGGATGCCTTCACTGCCCCATCTGCTTTCGTCTTTTCTACAGCAACGCCCGTCAATGGCAGATGGAACAGATGAAGTTgatgaatattctgtttcagaTAGTGAAGAGGATGAGTATGATCAGTTACCTCCTATCCGCATTCTGACAAAAATGCAGTTTAAGAAGCTGAGTCATTCTCAGAAGAAAGATTAcctcgatgaactggattaCCGAGAAACCTTGTTTTTGAAGAAGCAATTGAAGGAAGAGTCACGCAGGAGGAAAGAAAAAAAGCTTTTAGGGGACAGAACAGAATCAGATGCTCCTGAAGAAGCAGAGGATGTACAGCTGCCTGATATAGCAGTCCCTCCAAGTTTTGACTGTGATTCTCCTGTATATAGATATCGAGGTGTTGTAATGAGTGATCAATGGCTATGGAGGCCTGTGCTAGATCCCCAGGGATGGGATCATGATGTGGGCTTTGAAGGAATCAACTTGGAAACAGCCGTTGAAATTAAAAGGAATTTAACTGCTTCAGTATCTGGACAAATGAGCAAGGACAAGCACGATTTCAATATTCACTCCGAATGTGCTGCAGCTTATACTGATCCCAGAGGACCCACATACTCTGTAGGCCTTGATATCCAATCATCTGGTCATGATATGTTCTACACTTTTCGAAGCCATGCAAAATCAGGATACTTGAAGCATAATGTCGCTGGGTGTGGAGTTTCTGTGACGTCATTCCAGAATAGGTACTATATTGGTACTAAGCTTGAAGATTCCCTACACATAGGTAAGAGACTAAAATTTGCAGCAAATGCCGGTCAAATAGCGGGTGCTGGGAATGCTGCATATGGCGGGGGATTTGAAGCTACTATAAGAGGGAGAGACTACCCCGCAAGGAACGATAAAGTCAGCATGACCATGAATATTCTGTCTTTTAACAAAGAGTTAGTCTTGGGTGGAAGTTTTGAGTCAGAGTTCCGTCCAAGCCGAGGTACAAGGCTGTCAGTTAATGCCAATTTGAATAACCGGAATATGGGCCAAGTTTCTATCAAGACTTCTAGCTCCGACCATGTGCAAATAGCTTCCATCGCATTGTTCACCATTCTCAGGGCTATTTTCCGGAAAAGGGAACCTAAATATGTACTTATTGAAGACCAGGAGGCTGGGTAA
- the LOC110805885 gene encoding translocase of chloroplast 90, chloroplastic isoform X2, which yields MKNISNWVFAQLVSGSFVLPRPLSSSLEESRNEEFSSSGSTQNAGVVASQVTSDLLPSPNSGQESPMDSSSQQVLADHSSPSSGSTDRIKLDPLSKIEALQVNFFRILQRLRQSPEDILVAKVLYRIHLATLIRAGESDLNRINLRSDKARALAAEQEAAGRPEIDFSLRILVLGKTGVGKSATINSIFNQTKAMTNAFKPGTDRIQEITGFVNDIKLTVIDTPGFWPSSARNVRRNRKIMLSIKRYVQKYPPDVVLYLERLDTMSKGYNDFPLLRLMTEVFGSAMWFNTILVMTNAAAALPEGSTGSPINYESYVAHCTDLLQRYIQMVVSDAKLENPVVLAENHSCRTNTSGERILPNGQVWKKQLLLLCTCTKVLGDANSLLGLQNSIELGPSNNSRMPSLPHLLSSFLQQRPSMADGTDEVDEYSVSDSEEDEYDQLPPIRILTKMQFKKLSHSQKKDYLDELDYRETLFLKKQLKEESRRRKEKKLLGDRTESDAPEEAEDVQLPDIAVPPSFDCDSPVYRYRGVVMSDQWLWRPVLDPQGWDHDVGFEGINLETAVEIKRNLTASVSGQMSKDKHDFNIHSECAAAYTDPRGPTYSVGLDIQSSGHDMFYTFRSHAKSGYLKHNVAGCGVSVTSFQNRYYIGTKLEDSLHIGKRLKFAANAGQIAGAGNAAYGGGFEATIRGRDYPARNDKVSMTMNILSFNKELVLGGSFESEFRPSRGTRLSVNANLNNRNMGQVSIKTSSSDHVQIASIALFTILRAIFRKREPKYVLIEDQEAG from the exons ATGAAGAACATCAGCAATTGGGTTTTCGCTCAGTTAGTTTCTGGTTCATTTGTCTTGCCAAGGCCTTTGTCTAGCAGTTTGGAAGAATCTCGGAATGAGGAGTTTTCTTCTTCAG GCTCCACACAAAATGCTGGTGTGGTAGCATCGCAGGTAACCTCTGATTTGTTGCCTTCTCCGAACAGCGGTCAAGAGAGCCCAATGGATTCGTCTTCACAACAAGTTCTCGCTGACCATTCCTCTCCCTCTTCTGGTTCTACTGATAGAATAAAGTTGGATCCATTGTCAAAGATTGAGGCACTTCAAGTAAATTTCTTCCGCATTCTACAACGGCTTAGGCAATCACCTGAAGATATTCTTGTGGCTAAGGTCCTATATCGGATTCATCTAGCAACTTTGATAAGAGCAGGGGAATCAGATTTGAATAGAATTAATCTTAGAAGTGATAAAGCTAGAGCTTTAGCCGCAGAACAAGAGGCTGCTGGACGACCTGAAATTGATTTTTCTCTGAGAATACTTGTCTTGGGAAAGACAGGTGTTGGTAAAAGCGCTACAATTAACTCAATTTTCAATCAGACAAAGGCTATGACGAATGCTTTTAAGCCTGGTACTGATCGCATCCAAGAGATTACTGGTTTTGTGAATGATATTAAATTAACAGTTATTGACACTCCTGGATTCTGGCCATCCTCTGCACGTAATGTAAGAAGGAACAGGAAAATTATGCTTTCTATAAAAAgatatgtccaaaaatatccaCCTGATGTTGTTTTGTATCTTGAACGCCTCGATACTATGAGCAAGGGCTATAATGACTTCCCCCTCTTGAGGCTTATGACGGAAGTTTTTGGGTCTGCAATGTGGTTCAACACCATTCTTGTCATGACGAATGCTGCAGCAGCACTTCCTGAGGGATCCACTGGCTCTCCCATCAATTATGAATCTTATGTGGCACATTGCACAGACCTGTTGCAACGGTATATACAGATGGTGGTTTCTGATGCCAAGCTTGAAAACCCAGTAGTTTTGGCTGAAAACCATTCATGTAGGACAAATACCTCTGGAGAGAGAATACTTCCGAATGGGCAGGTATGGAAAAAACAGTTGCTGTTATTGTGCACGTGCACTAAGGTACTTGGTGATGCTAATTCCCTTTTGGGACTCCAGAATAGCATTGAACTTGGGCCATCTAATAACTCTCGGATGCCTTCACTGCCCCATCTGCTTTCGTCTTTTCTACAGCAACGCCCGTCAATGGCAGATGGAACAGATGAAGTTgatgaatattctgtttcagaTAGTGAAGAGGATGAGTATGATCAGTTACCTCCTATCCGCATTCTGACAAAAATGCAGTTTAAGAAGCTGAGTCATTCTCAGAAGAAAGATTAcctcgatgaactggattaCCGAGAAACCTTGTTTTTGAAGAAGCAATTGAAGGAAGAGTCACGCAGGAGGAAAGAAAAAAAGCTTTTAGGGGACAGAACAGAATCAGATGCTCCTGAAGAAGCAGAGGATGTACAGCTGCCTGATATAGCAGTCCCTCCAAGTTTTGACTGTGATTCTCCTGTATATAGATATCGAGGTGTTGTAATGAGTGATCAATGGCTATGGAGGCCTGTGCTAGATCCCCAGGGATGGGATCATGATGTGGGCTTTGAAGGAATCAACTTGGAAACAGCCGTTGAAATTAAAAGGAATTTAACTGCTTCAGTATCTGGACAAATGAGCAAGGACAAGCACGATTTCAATATTCACTCCGAATGTGCTGCAGCTTATACTGATCCCAGAGGACCCACATACTCTGTAGGCCTTGATATCCAATCATCTGGTCATGATATGTTCTACACTTTTCGAAGCCATGCAAAATCAGGATACTTGAAGCATAATGTCGCTGGGTGTGGAGTTTCTGTGACGTCATTCCAGAATAGGTACTATATTGGTACTAAGCTTGAAGATTCCCTACACATAGGTAAGAGACTAAAATTTGCAGCAAATGCCGGTCAAATAGCGGGTGCTGGGAATGCTGCATATGGCGGGGGATTTGAAGCTACTATAAGAGGGAGAGACTACCCCGCAAGGAACGATAAAGTCAGCATGACCATGAATATTCTGTCTTTTAACAAAGAGTTAGTCTTGGGTGGAAGTTTTGAGTCAGAGTTCCGTCCAAGCCGAGGTACAAGGCTGTCAGTTAATGCCAATTTGAATAACCGGAATATGGGCCAAGTTTCTATCAAGACTTCTAGCTCCGACCATGTGCAAATAGCTTCCATCGCATTGTTCACCATTCTCAGGGCTATTTTCCGGAAAAGGGAACCTAAATATGTACTTATTGAAGACCAGGAGGCTGGGTAA
- the LOC110805885 gene encoding translocase of chloroplast 90, chloroplastic isoform X3, with protein MDSSSQQVLADHSSPSSGSTDRIKLDPLSKIEALQVNFFRILQRLRQSPEDILVAKVLYRIHLATLIRAGESDLNRINLRSDKARALAAEQEAAGRPEIDFSLRILVLGKTGVGKSATINSIFNQTKAMTNAFKPGTDRIQEITGFVNDIKLTVIDTPGFWPSSARNVRRNRKIMLSIKRYVQKYPPDVVLYLERLDTMSKGYNDFPLLRLMTEVFGSAMWFNTILVMTNAAAALPEGSTGSPINYESYVAHCTDLLQRYIQMVVSDAKLENPVVLAENHSCRTNTSGERILPNGQVWKKQLLLLCTCTKVLGDANSLLGLQNSIELGPSNNSRMPSLPHLLSSFLQQRPSMADGTDEVDEYSVSDSEEDEYDQLPPIRILTKMQFKKLSHSQKKDYLDELDYRETLFLKKQLKEESRRRKEKKLLGDRTESDAPEEAEDVQLPDIAVPPSFDCDSPVYRYRGVVMSDQWLWRPVLDPQGWDHDVGFEGINLETAVEIKRNLTASVSGQMSKDKHDFNIHSECAAAYTDPRGPTYSVGLDIQSSGHDMFYTFRSHAKSGYLKHNVAGCGVSVTSFQNRYYIGTKLEDSLHIGKRLKFAANAGQIAGAGNAAYGGGFEATIRGRDYPARNDKVSMTMNILSFNKELVLGGSFESEFRPSRGTRLSVNANLNNRNMGQVSIKTSSSDHVQIASIALFTILRAIFRKREPKYVLIEDQEAG; from the coding sequence ATGGATTCGTCTTCACAACAAGTTCTCGCTGACCATTCCTCTCCCTCTTCTGGTTCTACTGATAGAATAAAGTTGGATCCATTGTCAAAGATTGAGGCACTTCAAGTAAATTTCTTCCGCATTCTACAACGGCTTAGGCAATCACCTGAAGATATTCTTGTGGCTAAGGTCCTATATCGGATTCATCTAGCAACTTTGATAAGAGCAGGGGAATCAGATTTGAATAGAATTAATCTTAGAAGTGATAAAGCTAGAGCTTTAGCCGCAGAACAAGAGGCTGCTGGACGACCTGAAATTGATTTTTCTCTGAGAATACTTGTCTTGGGAAAGACAGGTGTTGGTAAAAGCGCTACAATTAACTCAATTTTCAATCAGACAAAGGCTATGACGAATGCTTTTAAGCCTGGTACTGATCGCATCCAAGAGATTACTGGTTTTGTGAATGATATTAAATTAACAGTTATTGACACTCCTGGATTCTGGCCATCCTCTGCACGTAATGTAAGAAGGAACAGGAAAATTATGCTTTCTATAAAAAgatatgtccaaaaatatccaCCTGATGTTGTTTTGTATCTTGAACGCCTCGATACTATGAGCAAGGGCTATAATGACTTCCCCCTCTTGAGGCTTATGACGGAAGTTTTTGGGTCTGCAATGTGGTTCAACACCATTCTTGTCATGACGAATGCTGCAGCAGCACTTCCTGAGGGATCCACTGGCTCTCCCATCAATTATGAATCTTATGTGGCACATTGCACAGACCTGTTGCAACGGTATATACAGATGGTGGTTTCTGATGCCAAGCTTGAAAACCCAGTAGTTTTGGCTGAAAACCATTCATGTAGGACAAATACCTCTGGAGAGAGAATACTTCCGAATGGGCAGGTATGGAAAAAACAGTTGCTGTTATTGTGCACGTGCACTAAGGTACTTGGTGATGCTAATTCCCTTTTGGGACTCCAGAATAGCATTGAACTTGGGCCATCTAATAACTCTCGGATGCCTTCACTGCCCCATCTGCTTTCGTCTTTTCTACAGCAACGCCCGTCAATGGCAGATGGAACAGATGAAGTTgatgaatattctgtttcagaTAGTGAAGAGGATGAGTATGATCAGTTACCTCCTATCCGCATTCTGACAAAAATGCAGTTTAAGAAGCTGAGTCATTCTCAGAAGAAAGATTAcctcgatgaactggattaCCGAGAAACCTTGTTTTTGAAGAAGCAATTGAAGGAAGAGTCACGCAGGAGGAAAGAAAAAAAGCTTTTAGGGGACAGAACAGAATCAGATGCTCCTGAAGAAGCAGAGGATGTACAGCTGCCTGATATAGCAGTCCCTCCAAGTTTTGACTGTGATTCTCCTGTATATAGATATCGAGGTGTTGTAATGAGTGATCAATGGCTATGGAGGCCTGTGCTAGATCCCCAGGGATGGGATCATGATGTGGGCTTTGAAGGAATCAACTTGGAAACAGCCGTTGAAATTAAAAGGAATTTAACTGCTTCAGTATCTGGACAAATGAGCAAGGACAAGCACGATTTCAATATTCACTCCGAATGTGCTGCAGCTTATACTGATCCCAGAGGACCCACATACTCTGTAGGCCTTGATATCCAATCATCTGGTCATGATATGTTCTACACTTTTCGAAGCCATGCAAAATCAGGATACTTGAAGCATAATGTCGCTGGGTGTGGAGTTTCTGTGACGTCATTCCAGAATAGGTACTATATTGGTACTAAGCTTGAAGATTCCCTACACATAGGTAAGAGACTAAAATTTGCAGCAAATGCCGGTCAAATAGCGGGTGCTGGGAATGCTGCATATGGCGGGGGATTTGAAGCTACTATAAGAGGGAGAGACTACCCCGCAAGGAACGATAAAGTCAGCATGACCATGAATATTCTGTCTTTTAACAAAGAGTTAGTCTTGGGTGGAAGTTTTGAGTCAGAGTTCCGTCCAAGCCGAGGTACAAGGCTGTCAGTTAATGCCAATTTGAATAACCGGAATATGGGCCAAGTTTCTATCAAGACTTCTAGCTCCGACCATGTGCAAATAGCTTCCATCGCATTGTTCACCATTCTCAGGGCTATTTTCCGGAAAAGGGAACCTAAATATGTACTTATTGAAGACCAGGAGGCTGGGTAA
- the LOC110805893 gene encoding ubiquitin C-terminal hydrolase 22, with protein MSRMKNISSPTPPNPCPHLADFKSKHGPTPFMGLQHCIQTRPMGRASIFRAENELPRCSSCPTTRRQRLYACVTCAVVSCHVHARSHSHAIAVDVDRAELFCCRCGDQVYDSDFDAAVLAASLPPLGEFQSLPPPPPLLPWKRRRVEYRSWEPSATERQLIGENSTPLSAVSAQPPQAEPGTMQGGDPGSAPCPGLGLPLGLKGLNNLGSTCFMNSVLQALVHTPPFRNYFLSDRHNRYFCQKRRNGNGLRKGRKASSENGNEDWKMNLCLACDMDALFSAAFSGDRSPFSPAKLLYSWWQHAANLATYEQQDAHEFFISMLDGIHEKVKDRSKMQSQGGDCCIAHRVFSGILRSDVMCMVCGFTSTTYDPCVDISLDLEPNYLPKVRPQKSKKSSNSETDTIDLNLNSRTSSLTRCLDRFTRPEKLGADQKFFCQQCQERQESLKQMSIRKLPLVSCFHIKRFEHSSLRNTASKLDRYLQFPFSLDMSPYLSSSILRSRFGNRISSFKEEHQDVYDELSSEFELFAVITHTGKLNAGHYVTYLRLSNQWYKCDDAWITQVSESIVRAAQGYMIFYVQKTFYYKASQTPLPSC; from the exons ATGTCTAGGATGAAAAACATCTCTAGCCCGACCCCACCAAACCCATGTCCTCACCTTGCCGATTTTAAATCCAAACACGGCCCTACTCCTTTCATGGGTTTACAGCACTGCATTCAGACCAGGCCAATGGGGCGGGCCTCGATTTTTCGGGCTGAGAATGAACTCCCTCGGTGTTCTTCCTGTCCCACAACTCGCCGGCAACGTCTCTACGCTTGTGTCACGTGCGCCGTCGTGAGCTGCCATGTCCACGCCCGGTCCCACTCGCATGCCATCGCTGTCGACGTGGATCGTGCTGAGTTGTTCTGCTGTCGTTGTGGCGACCAGGTGTACGACTCCGATTTCGATGCGGCGGTCCTTGCGGCCTCCCTGCCACCTTTGGGTGAATTTCAGTCTCTCCCCCCTCCCCCTCCGCTGCTTCCATGGAAGCGGCGAAGGGTGGAGTATCGCTCGTGGGAGCCGAGCGCTACAGAACGGCAGCTAATAGGGGAGAACTCCACTCCCCTGTCCGCTGTGTCTGCTCAACCCCCTCAGGCCGAGCCAGGAACAATGCAGGGTGGTGATCCAGGCTCGGCGCCTTGTCCGGGTTTGGGGCTGCCATTGGGGCTGAAAGGGTTGAACAATTTGGGTAGTACTTGTTTTATGAACTCGGTGTTGCAGGCATTGGTGCATACACCCCCATTTAGGAATTATTTCCTTAGTGATAGGCATAATAGGTACTTTTGTCAGAAAAGGAGGAATGGGAATGGTTTGAGGAAGGGGAGGAAAGCGAGTAGTGAAAATGGGAATGAGGATTGGAAGATGAATTTGTGTTTAGCTTGTGATATGGATGCTTTGTTTTCTGCTGCTTTTTCCGGTGACCGGTCTCCGTTTAGTCCCGCCAAGTTGCTCTACAG TTGGTGGCAACATGCTGCGAATTTGGCAACATATGAGCAGCAGGATGCACATGAGTTTTTCATTTCTATGCTTGACGGGATTCATGAAAAAGTTAAGGACAGGAGCAAGATGCAAAGTCAAG GTGGAGACTGTTGTATTGCGCATAGAGTGTTCTCGGGCATCCTAAGATCTGATGTCATGTGTATGGTGTGTGGTTTCACTTCTACGACCTACGACCCTTGCGTTGATATTTCATTGGACCTGGAACCTAACTACCTTCCAAAGGTGAGGCCACAAAAGTCTAAAAAATCTTCCAATAGCGAAACAGATACTATAGATCTCAATCTCAACAGTAGAACATCAAGCCTCACCAGATGTTTGGATCGCTTCACAAGACCCGAAAAACTTGGGGCAGACCAAAAGTTTTTCTGTCAACAGTGTCAGGAGAGACAAGAGTCTCTGAAGCAGATGTCAATCCGGAAGCTTCCTCTAGTATCGTGCTTCCATATAAAAAGGTTTGAGCATTCATCACTGCGGAATACAGCTTCAAAACTTGACCGCTATCTTCAGTTTCCGTTTTCCCTTGACATGTCACCATATCTGTCTTCTTCTATCTTGAGGAGTAGATTTGGGAACCGAATAAGCTCTTTTAAAGAGGAACACCAAGATGTTTACGATGAGTTATCATCCGAGTTTGAGCTATTTGCTGTCATTACTCATACAGGCAAACTAAATGCTGGTCATTATGTGACATATCTGAGATTAAGTAATCAGTGGTACAAGTGTGATGACGCTTGGATCACCCAAGTGAGCGAGAGCATTGTTAGGGCTGCTCAGGGATACATGATATTCTACGTACAAAAGACATTCTATTACAAGGCCAGTCAAACACCGTTGCCCTCATGTTAG